In Rubidibacter lacunae KORDI 51-2, a genomic segment contains:
- a CDS encoding NAD(P) transhydrogenase subunit alpha encodes MDTALIASLFVLLLATFVGFEVINKVPPTLHTPLMSGANAISGITVIGAVLIAGAGNETTTIVLGTIAVALATVNVVGGFLVTDRMLQMFKK; translated from the coding sequence ATGGATACAGCATTGATTGCTAGCTTGTTCGTCCTGTTATTGGCGACATTTGTCGGTTTTGAGGTCATCAATAAGGTGCCGCCGACCTTGCACACGCCACTGATGTCCGGCGCAAATGCGATTTCGGGCATCACCGTGATCGGTGCTGTGTTGATCGCTGGGGCTGGAAATGAAACCACCACGATCGTCCTTGGGACGATTGCCGTGGCGCTGGCGACGGTCAACGTGGTTGGGGGCTTCCTGGTGACCGATCGCATGCTGCAAATGTTTAAGAAGTAA
- a CDS encoding Re/Si-specific NAD(P)(+) transhydrogenase subunit alpha, which translates to MKLAVAKEVAFGERRVALTPDVVARLIQQGFEVAVESGAGTAAMFADSAYEAAGANVSADKAAVWGESNIVLKVAPPENDEVYLLSEGQTLVGLLDPLGKPELMQALTERGVTLCALEMIPRISRAQSMDALSSQAGVAGYQAVLLAAAALPKFFPMLTTAAGTIRPAKVFVIGAGVAGLQAIATARRLGAVVEAFDIRPAVKEEVQSLGATFVEVKLEEETATTGGYAREVSENSKQRSQRLIAEHVATADVVITTAQVPGRRAPILVTAEMVQAMQPGAVIVDLASMQGGNCELSEAGKDIQRHGVTIIGPINLPSSVPVHASQMFARNVATLLKHLVADGQLRLDFDDDITDGVVLARAGEVRNQPVKDAISALTAGSPV; encoded by the coding sequence ATGAAATTAGCTGTTGCCAAGGAAGTGGCATTCGGAGAGCGCCGCGTGGCTTTAACGCCTGATGTCGTTGCCCGGTTGATTCAACAGGGTTTCGAGGTAGCGGTCGAGTCCGGTGCAGGAACGGCAGCAATGTTTGCCGACAGTGCTTATGAAGCAGCAGGTGCAAATGTCAGTGCCGACAAGGCTGCCGTGTGGGGGGAGTCGAACATCGTTCTCAAGGTTGCGCCTCCCGAAAATGATGAAGTGTATCTGCTGTCCGAGGGGCAAACGCTTGTCGGGCTGCTCGATCCCCTCGGCAAGCCAGAACTGATGCAAGCGCTGACCGAGCGGGGTGTGACGCTCTGTGCCTTGGAAATGATTCCGCGCATTAGCCGCGCTCAGAGCATGGATGCACTTTCGTCGCAAGCTGGGGTCGCCGGTTACCAAGCCGTGTTGCTGGCTGCAGCTGCATTGCCGAAGTTTTTCCCCATGCTGACAACGGCGGCAGGCACGATCCGACCGGCTAAGGTGTTCGTGATCGGTGCTGGAGTTGCAGGTTTACAAGCGATCGCGACGGCGCGCCGTTTAGGTGCGGTGGTTGAGGCCTTCGATATTCGCCCCGCGGTGAAAGAAGAAGTGCAAAGCCTGGGTGCAACCTTTGTAGAAGTGAAACTCGAAGAAGAAACGGCGACGACTGGCGGGTACGCACGCGAGGTATCGGAAAATTCCAAACAGCGATCCCAGCGTTTGATTGCAGAGCATGTGGCGACTGCCGATGTGGTAATCACTACCGCACAGGTACCTGGACGGCGCGCGCCCATCCTGGTAACAGCAGAGATGGTGCAGGCAATGCAGCCGGGAGCTGTCATTGTCGATCTGGCAAGCATGCAAGGCGGTAACTGCGAGCTGTCAGAGGCCGGCAAGGATATCCAACGGCACGGAGTTACGATTATCGGTCCGATTAACTTGCCGTCATCGGTGCCGGTGCATGCCAGCCAGATGTTCGCCAGAAACGTCGCAACGCTGTTGAAGCATTTAGTCGCGGATGGACAACTGCGGTTAGATTTCGACGACGACATCACCGATGGGGTCGTGCTCGCCCGGGCGGGCGAGGTTCGGAACCAGCCAGTCAAAGACGCGATTTCCGCCCTAACTGCTGGGTCGCCCGTCTAG
- a CDS encoding DUF2808 domain-containing protein, whose amino-acid sequence MPATATLKRRFVTAIAAASCLFAGLPAHVSWAQATPGLTIFSGIPREDLLNDYHLDFEGRSGFNRERFKLRIPGNRVYAGVADIYITYPKYFKENQGKFDLEKVEVRLKNDRDRTFPIRSVSEIDWSEQNYQIAISLEQPIPAAELEGGQKIEVVFSGVRNPDRPGFFYFSCEVQAPTEVVRRYIGTWVIGIDDSSGGE is encoded by the coding sequence ATGCCTGCAACTGCCACTCTCAAGCGACGATTCGTAACGGCGATCGCAGCGGCAAGTTGTCTGTTTGCTGGATTGCCTGCCCACGTAAGTTGGGCTCAAGCTACTCCAGGGCTGACTATATTTAGCGGCATTCCCCGCGAGGATCTGCTCAATGACTACCACCTCGACTTCGAAGGACGTAGCGGGTTTAATCGCGAGCGCTTTAAGCTGCGGATTCCAGGTAATCGCGTCTACGCTGGTGTAGCGGACATCTATATCACCTACCCCAAGTACTTCAAGGAGAATCAGGGCAAGTTCGATCTTGAAAAAGTAGAGGTCCGCCTCAAGAACGATCGCGATCGCACGTTCCCGATTCGTAGCGTGTCCGAAATTGACTGGAGCGAACAGAACTACCAAATCGCAATCTCCTTGGAGCAACCGATCCCCGCTGCTGAACTTGAAGGCGGGCAAAAAATTGAAGTTGTTTTCAGTGGCGTCCGCAATCCAGATCGACCCGGCTTCTTCTACTTCAGCTGCGAAGTACAAGCACCCACCGAAGTTGTACGCCGCTATATCGGGACCTGGGTGATTGGAATCGATGACTCCAGCGGCGGCGAGTAG
- the rpmH gene encoding 50S ribosomal protein L34 has product MAQQTLRGTRLKQKRKLGFRARMRTKTGRRVINARRSKGRARLSV; this is encoded by the coding sequence ATGGCTCAGCAAACTCTACGTGGCACCAGGCTCAAACAGAAGCGCAAGCTCGGATTCCGCGCGCGCATGCGAACGAAGACCGGTCGCCGGGTCATCAATGCCCGCCGGAGTAAAGGACGCGCGCGCTTGAGTGTATAA
- the rnpA gene encoding ribonuclease P protein component has product MGLPKAYRLKHRQDFQSVYRRGRSERGCFILLRVLPAPEDRSLPSRVGIVVSKKVSKHAVTRNRIKRRLRSVWKHLSPRIATGWRVVVSARSGAVECEYEDLLRELEELLKRVEVLYGHSRNHFL; this is encoded by the coding sequence GTGGGATTACCGAAAGCTTACCGCCTCAAACATCGTCAGGATTTCCAGTCTGTCTACCGCCGCGGGCGCAGCGAGCGCGGGTGCTTTATATTGCTGCGTGTCTTACCGGCCCCGGAGGATCGTTCGCTACCATCCCGCGTCGGCATCGTCGTCAGCAAGAAAGTCAGCAAGCATGCTGTTACGCGCAATCGCATCAAGCGTCGCCTGCGATCGGTATGGAAGCATCTAAGCCCTAGAATCGCAACGGGTTGGCGGGTGGTTGTTTCAGCGCGTTCGGGTGCAGTCGAATGCGAATATGAAGATCTTTTGCGAGAATTAGAAGAACTGTTGAAGCGTGTCGAGGTTTTATATGGGCATTCGCGAAACCACTTTCTTTGA
- a CDS encoding PH domain-containing protein: MGIRETTFFEGGPHIGDLIINILLGFTVICLPLTVGAIVRAIWLRYRITDRRISVTGGWGGRDRSDIVYSEVARVVRVSRGIGLWGDIVVTLRDKTRLEMRALPRYREIHEYITERASEKTGKPVEEISARV, encoded by the coding sequence ATGGGCATTCGCGAAACCACTTTCTTTGAGGGCGGTCCCCATATTGGGGATCTCATAATCAATATATTGTTGGGCTTTACGGTCATCTGCTTACCCCTGACCGTTGGCGCGATCGTCCGCGCGATCTGGCTGCGCTATCGCATCACGGATCGTCGTATTTCCGTTACGGGCGGCTGGGGGGGGCGCGATCGCTCCGACATCGTTTACTCAGAAGTTGCCCGGGTCGTGCGCGTCTCGCGCGGAATCGGATTGTGGGGCGATATCGTCGTAACCTTGCGCGACAAGACTCGTTTGGAAATGCGCGCGCTGCCCCGCTACCGGGAAATCCACGAGTACATCACCGAGCGCGCGTCGGAGAAGACGGGCAAGCCCGTCGAGGAGATTTCGGCACGCGTGTAA
- the yidC gene encoding membrane protein insertase YidC, which translates to MDFGIGFLSNNVMLPILDFFYGIVPSYGFAIVALTLVIRFALYPLSVGQIRNMRRMRVAQPLMQKQVKEVQERYKEDPVKQREAMSEIYKEFGNPLAGCFPLLLQMPILFALFATLRGSPFSGADYTFDVQVLPREQVEYVQTQPMFADTKNVYIKKGVHYSLQALLPAGNKLFVGEAARVDFQTQDGRSLQSLLEEYSDSSLKPQFQVTKGSDRLRLTEDGQIIALEPGDATIQASLPGVARDEGFLFIEALGRIGVKGDGGTIHWDILGMVLFFGVNLYLNQQLSGGQSPTGSDDTQQQQQAISKITPVLFTGMFLFFPLPAGVLMYMTIANAFQTAQTFILSREPLPDNLQKIVDQQEKEKAQQGREKLPFEKRAGKKKEKAPGKG; encoded by the coding sequence ATGGATTTCGGTATCGGATTTCTGTCCAACAACGTTATGCTGCCGATCCTGGATTTCTTCTACGGGATCGTGCCGAGCTATGGCTTTGCAATCGTCGCCTTAACGCTGGTGATTCGCTTCGCACTCTATCCACTCAGCGTGGGGCAAATTCGCAACATGCGCCGCATGCGAGTTGCCCAACCGTTGATGCAGAAACAGGTCAAAGAGGTTCAGGAGCGTTATAAGGAGGACCCGGTAAAGCAGCGCGAAGCTATGAGCGAGATATATAAAGAATTTGGCAATCCGCTAGCGGGGTGCTTCCCGTTGCTGTTGCAGATGCCGATTCTGTTTGCTCTATTTGCAACGCTGCGGGGCTCGCCATTTTCTGGAGCTGACTATACATTTGACGTCCAAGTTCTGCCGCGCGAGCAGGTCGAGTACGTGCAGACGCAGCCGATGTTTGCGGACACCAAAAACGTTTACATCAAGAAGGGCGTTCACTATTCCCTGCAAGCTCTTTTGCCTGCTGGTAACAAGCTTTTTGTTGGCGAAGCAGCTCGCGTCGATTTTCAAACCCAAGATGGGCGATCGCTCCAGTCGCTCCTTGAGGAATATTCCGACAGCTCCCTCAAGCCTCAGTTTCAGGTAACTAAAGGCAGCGATCGCCTTCGACTGACCGAGGACGGTCAAATCATTGCCCTGGAACCGGGCGATGCGACTATTCAAGCCAGTTTGCCCGGCGTTGCTCGAGATGAAGGGTTCTTGTTTATCGAGGCTCTCGGTCGCATTGGCGTTAAGGGTGACGGCGGAACCATTCACTGGGACATCCTTGGTATGGTTCTGTTCTTTGGCGTCAACTTGTACCTCAATCAACAGTTATCAGGCGGTCAATCCCCCACTGGCAGCGACGACACGCAGCAGCAGCAGCAGGCTATTAGCAAGATAACCCCCGTTCTATTCACCGGGATGTTCCTGTTTTTTCCTCTGCCGGCTGGGGTGCTGATGTATATGACGATCGCCAACGCTTTCCAAACTGCCCAGACTTTTATCTTGTCGCGCGAGCCGCTCCCGGACAACCTCCAGAAAATCGTCGACCAGCAGGAGAAAGAAAAAGCTCAGCAGGGGCGCGAGAAATTGCCGTTTGAGAAGCGTGCGGGCAAGAAAAAAGAGAAAGCACCAGGTAAAGGATGA
- a CDS encoding Jag family protein, with translation MMTTPKQAQRGQEWLESVIALMGIPAGVSTTFPDAEDETASCWLTVDSAALSEGQLAVLLGSQEGCGRSEPLDALQYLANTLLNLGVPDEEQQAFTTELNGYRLRRQQELQTLADAVAQQVRDTGEEAEMKELSSAERRQVHSFLKRYDDLETYSRGQEPDRRLAVKLRSPDRA, from the coding sequence ATGATGACAACTCCAAAGCAAGCGCAGCGCGGGCAAGAATGGCTGGAGTCGGTTATTGCACTTATGGGAATTCCGGCCGGCGTCAGCACGACCTTCCCCGATGCGGAAGACGAGACAGCCAGTTGCTGGCTGACAGTCGATTCAGCAGCGCTAAGCGAGGGCCAGCTCGCCGTACTGTTGGGCAGCCAAGAGGGTTGCGGCCGCAGCGAACCCTTAGACGCACTGCAATACTTGGCAAACACGCTATTAAATTTAGGCGTGCCTGACGAGGAGCAGCAAGCGTTCACGACCGAGTTAAACGGCTATCGCCTCCGGCGCCAGCAAGAGCTACAAACACTCGCCGACGCCGTAGCGCAGCAAGTCCGCGATACCGGTGAGGAGGCAGAGATGAAGGAACTGTCCTCAGCCGAGCGCCGTCAGGTGCATAGCTTCCTCAAGCGCTACGACGATCTCGAAACCTACAGTCGCGGTCAGGAACCCGATCGACGCTTGGCGGTCAAGCTGCGATCGCCGGATCGAGCTTAG
- a CDS encoding YceD family protein, with protein MKPIYIPHLLTAPERRRTLQIEDRISGLETLTPVRGKLVVTHCGTYLEVAASAEAIVTLTCDRTLQQYNHKLSLDTSEIIWLDDRDNLADVGPGEREVSAEELTESLSSQGHFEPEAWLYEQMCLAMPMRRLNDDSSPVGTYDYRDAPYADNRFAALAVLKEQLSSQN; from the coding sequence ATGAAACCAATCTATATACCGCACTTGCTGACCGCCCCCGAGCGGCGGCGGACGCTACAGATTGAAGATCGCATCTCCGGTTTGGAGACTCTGACACCCGTTCGCGGCAAGCTTGTCGTCACTCATTGCGGAACTTATTTGGAGGTTGCAGCCAGTGCCGAGGCGATCGTGACGTTGACCTGCGATCGCACGCTTCAGCAATACAACCACAAGTTAAGTCTCGATACGAGCGAGATCATCTGGCTCGACGACCGCGACAATTTGGCGGATGTGGGACCGGGCGAGCGAGAAGTTTCGGCAGAGGAACTCACCGAAAGCCTATCCTCGCAGGGGCATTTCGAGCCAGAAGCGTGGCTATACGAGCAAATGTGTTTGGCTATGCCAATGCGGCGGCTCAATGACGACTCCAGTCCCGTTGGGACCTACGACTATCGCGATGCACCCTATGCAGACAATCGTTTTGCCGCGTTGGCAGTTCTGAAGGAGCAGCTGTCTTCTCAGAATTAG
- a CDS encoding AAA family ATPase, with the protein MSFSEEFELLLRARYPLLYIPTPEEERLEAEIVACARRMGDRAVYAWDFVDGYRDNPNNAGVAQRNPLQALEFAEKLPANAGGIVVLRDFHRFLEDVAVARKLRNLARQLKARPVNVAIVSPQLVVPPDLSEVLTVVDFPLPTADNIARELERLLAPLAQGLPESTRDELVRAARGLSLERIRRVLSRAIALHGEVRADDVELMLEEKRQSVRQTQILDFYPATEQMSDIGGLDNLKDWLLRRGCAFADRARAYGLPHPRGLLLVGIQGTGKSLTAKAIAHTWHLPLLRLDVGRLFGGLVGESESRTRQGLALAEALAPCVLWIDEIDKAFAGAEGRGDAGTSSRVFGTFITWMAEKRSPVFVVATANNIRALPPELLRKGRFDEIFFVGLPETEERREIFAVHLGRLRPHNLKEFDLERLGYETPEFSGAEIEQAIVEAMHTGFSQNRDFTTEDILEACSQIVPLARTAREEIQYLQDWVAAGKARLASRTSDLTRRIQQQLRD; encoded by the coding sequence ATGAGCTTCAGCGAAGAGTTCGAACTGCTTTTGCGCGCACGCTACCCGCTACTGTACATTCCAACCCCAGAAGAAGAGCGCCTCGAAGCAGAGATAGTAGCTTGCGCGCGCCGCATGGGCGATCGCGCTGTATACGCGTGGGATTTTGTCGACGGCTATCGGGATAATCCTAACAACGCAGGGGTAGCGCAGCGCAATCCATTGCAGGCGCTGGAATTTGCCGAGAAACTGCCAGCCAATGCGGGCGGGATCGTCGTCCTCCGAGATTTCCATCGCTTCCTCGAAGACGTTGCCGTTGCGCGCAAGCTTCGTAACCTGGCACGCCAGCTCAAAGCGCGGCCGGTCAACGTGGCGATTGTATCGCCGCAGTTGGTTGTGCCACCCGACCTCAGTGAGGTGCTGACGGTGGTAGATTTTCCGCTACCGACGGCAGATAACATTGCTCGCGAGCTGGAGCGCTTGTTGGCTCCGCTGGCACAGGGGCTGCCGGAGTCGACGCGCGACGAGTTGGTCCGGGCGGCACGCGGGCTATCTCTGGAGCGCATTCGCCGGGTACTGTCGCGGGCGATCGCCTTGCACGGGGAGGTGCGGGCGGACGATGTGGAGCTGATGTTGGAGGAGAAGCGACAGTCGGTCCGCCAAACGCAAATTTTAGATTTCTATCCGGCCACCGAGCAGATGTCAGATATCGGCGGCTTAGACAATCTGAAGGATTGGCTGTTGCGCCGGGGGTGCGCCTTTGCCGATCGCGCGCGGGCATATGGTTTGCCGCACCCGCGCGGGCTACTTTTGGTAGGCATTCAGGGGACGGGCAAGTCGCTAACGGCTAAGGCGATCGCTCATACCTGGCATTTACCGCTGTTGAGGCTGGACGTGGGGCGGCTGTTTGGCGGATTGGTTGGCGAATCCGAGTCGCGGACGCGTCAGGGGTTGGCGCTAGCCGAAGCGCTGGCACCGTGTGTTTTGTGGATCGACGAAATAGACAAGGCATTTGCCGGTGCCGAGGGGCGAGGCGATGCGGGAACGAGCAGCCGCGTATTCGGAACGTTTATTACTTGGATGGCCGAGAAGCGATCGCCCGTGTTCGTGGTGGCAACAGCGAATAACATCCGCGCGCTGCCGCCGGAGCTGCTGCGCAAGGGGCGCTTTGACGAGATCTTCTTTGTCGGGCTGCCAGAAACCGAAGAACGACGGGAGATTTTTGCCGTACACTTAGGGCGATTGCGCCCGCACAATCTCAAGGAGTTCGACCTAGAGCGACTGGGATACGAAACACCGGAGTTTTCTGGGGCAGAGATCGAGCAGGCGATCGTGGAAGCGATGCACACCGGCTTCAGCCAAAACCGGGATTTCACGACGGAGGATATCCTGGAAGCGTGCAGCCAGATCGTGCCGCTAGCGCGGACAGCACGCGAGGAGATTCAGTATCTCCAGGATTGGGTGGCGGCAGGGAAGGCGCGCTTGGCGTCGCGCACTAGCGATCTCACCCGTCGGATCCAGCAACAATTGCGGGATTAA
- a CDS encoding SH3 domain-containing protein — translation MNWVGLIQLILGFIFGIALFVGAGVGAGYYFLSRLADAPPPPTFPPPEEQPAVSEPTEPEEPTTEFAETTGAAEPELEPKTPTFEERFGPSAYRAFVTWPEGLRLRSEPGDGGEAIGGVAFDQELVILGTSDDGVWQRVHVQATGEEAWVKAGNVRRADEPATTP, via the coding sequence ATGAACTGGGTCGGACTGATTCAATTAATTCTGGGCTTCATCTTTGGCATTGCCCTGTTCGTCGGTGCTGGTGTTGGCGCGGGCTATTATTTTCTGTCCCGTTTGGCTGATGCACCGCCACCCCCCACGTTCCCCCCTCCAGAAGAACAGCCAGCCGTTAGCGAACCGACCGAGCCCGAGGAGCCCACGACCGAGTTTGCTGAAACAACAGGAGCTGCCGAGCCGGAGCTTGAGCCAAAAACACCGACCTTTGAGGAGCGCTTCGGACCTTCCGCCTATCGCGCTTTCGTAACTTGGCCCGAAGGATTGCGATTGCGATCGGAACCGGGTGATGGAGGTGAAGCGATCGGGGGAGTTGCGTTCGATCAAGAACTCGTGATTCTCGGCACGAGCGACGACGGCGTCTGGCAGCGGGTTCACGTGCAGGCAACCGGTGAAGAAGCTTGGGTAAAGGCCGGCAACGTCCGTCGGGCAGACGAACCCGCAACCACTCCATAA
- a CDS encoding aminopeptidase P N-terminal domain-containing protein, whose product MTIAPAEYRQRREALLEKIGGGTALFRSAPMAVMHNDVEYSFRQDSDFYYLTGFDEPSAVAVFTPHHEEHQFVLFVQPKDPEKETWVGLRAGVDAAKERYGADIAYSIDELDEKLPQYIEKADRIYHRMGRDRAFDTKVIAHWQRQLAKYQKEGRGPIALEDPRAIFHPLRMVKSPAELALMRRAAEIAVDAHARAFEVTRPGCYEYEIQAELEYVFRKRGALGPAYPSIVASGVNACILHYIENSRQMQDSDLLLIDAGCSYDYYNSDITRTFPVGGRFTTEQKLLYELVLEAQQQAIAEVKPGNPYNAFHDKAVRVLVEGFVELGILKGNVDQLIEEEKYKPYYMHRTGHWLGVDVHDVGAYKLGDDRWQPLQPGHVLTVEPGIYIAPDVKPAEDQPEVDDRWRGIGIRIEDDVLVTAAGQEVLTAALPKSVEDMERRNVAWVQ is encoded by the coding sequence ATGACGATCGCGCCTGCAGAATATCGCCAGCGTCGCGAGGCGCTACTGGAAAAAATCGGCGGGGGCACTGCCCTATTCCGCAGCGCGCCGATGGCCGTGATGCACAACGATGTGGAATATTCGTTCCGCCAAGACAGCGATTTTTATTACCTGACCGGTTTCGACGAACCGTCGGCTGTGGCGGTGTTTACCCCGCATCACGAAGAACACCAGTTCGTGTTGTTCGTCCAACCGAAAGATCCCGAGAAGGAGACCTGGGTCGGGTTGCGTGCGGGCGTCGATGCGGCTAAGGAACGATATGGTGCCGACATTGCCTATTCAATTGACGAACTCGACGAAAAGCTACCACAGTATATCGAAAAAGCCGATCGCATTTATCACCGCATGGGGCGCGATCGCGCCTTCGACACCAAGGTCATCGCCCACTGGCAGCGGCAGCTTGCCAAGTATCAAAAAGAAGGTCGCGGTCCGATTGCCCTAGAGGACCCGCGCGCGATCTTTCACCCACTGCGCATGGTGAAAAGCCCTGCCGAACTGGCCCTCATGCGCCGCGCTGCGGAGATTGCCGTCGACGCCCACGCTCGGGCATTTGAAGTCACGCGTCCCGGTTGCTACGAGTATGAAATCCAAGCCGAACTGGAATACGTTTTCCGCAAACGCGGCGCGCTCGGACCTGCATATCCGTCGATCGTCGCCTCCGGAGTCAATGCTTGCATCTTGCATTACATTGAGAACTCGCGCCAGATGCAAGATAGCGACTTACTCCTCATCGATGCCGGATGCTCCTATGACTATTACAACTCCGACATCACGCGCACGTTCCCGGTTGGCGGGCGGTTTACGACGGAGCAAAAGTTGCTTTACGAACTCGTACTAGAAGCTCAACAACAGGCGATCGCAGAAGTCAAACCGGGGAATCCGTACAATGCGTTTCACGATAAAGCCGTTCGCGTTCTCGTTGAAGGTTTCGTCGAACTCGGTATCCTCAAGGGCAACGTTGACCAGCTGATCGAGGAAGAAAAGTATAAGCCCTATTACATGCACCGAACCGGTCACTGGCTGGGGGTTGACGTCCATGATGTGGGTGCGTACAAGCTCGGCGACGATCGCTGGCAACCCCTCCAGCCCGGTCACGTCTTGACCGTCGAGCCAGGAATTTACATCGCGCCCGATGTCAAACCGGCAGAAGACCAACCTGAAGTCGACGATCGCTGGCGGGGCATCGGCATTCGAATCGAGGACGATGTGTTAGTCACGGCGGCCGGGCAGGAAGTCCTGACCGCAGCCCTACCGAAATCCGTTGAAGACATGGAGCGTCGCAACGTTGCCTGGGTCCAATAG